The Armatimonadota bacterium DNA segment AGGGATGGTGGTGGTTGCCGCCTATGCGTGGCGCACCAAAAGCCGCGAGGAGATACGCCACTGGCTGGGTGAGACGTGGTGGTTCGTGCGAATCATCCTGCCCCTGCTGCTGGCAGGCGTATTCGTCGTGGGCATCGTGGGTGCCCTGTTGCCTCAGCAGCTGGTAGAGAAGTGGGTAGGTGGCAATAGCCTGCAAGCCTCCTTCATCGCCACGCTGGTAGGAGCTATCAGCTACTTCGCCACCATGACGGAGGCGCCGTTCGTGCATAAACTGATGCAGCTGGGCATGGGCAAGGGACCTGCACTGGCATTGCTGTTGACCGGTCCCGGCTTGAGCCTGCCCAACTGGATAGCTATCGCCCGCGTGTTCGGCGTGCGCAAGTCGGCGGTGTACGTGGTCACGCTCATTGTGCTGGGCACGCTGGTGGGATGGGTAGCAGGCAACATCGTATGGCGGTCATGACGGCAAAAAACACGCACAAGGAGGTATCGCTATGAAGATAGAGGTACTCGGCTCGGGCTGTCCCCGATGCCACACACTGGAAAAGCACGCCAGAGAGGCGGTGAAGGCGCTCGGCATCGAGGCGGAAATAGAACATATCACCAACCTGCAGCATTCCATCAAGCGCATGCAGGAAGTCCGCGCGATGAGCACCCCTGCACTGATAGTGGACGGAAAGCTGGTATTGCAGGGGAAGGTGCCGAGCGTGCCGGAGCTGGTACAGACGCTCACCTCGCTGATGGCAGCAGAGGGATAGCGACGGCAGGAAAAACTCACTCTGGGAGCGAATCTATCTATAGGAGGATAGCCTGCATGCCCAGAGTGAGAGTACTGGTCACGTTAAAGCCCACCTTGCTGGACGCCCAGGGCAGGACGGTGCAGGAAGCATTGCATGCCCTGGGCTATCAGAACGTACGTCAGGTGCGCATCGGCAAAGTGATAGAGATGGACGTTGCCGACGAAGGGCAGCCGGTGGAGGCTCAGGTGAAAGAGATGTGCGATCGCCTGCTGGCGAACCCGGTCACCGAACTGTATGAGATTGAGGTGCTGGAATGAAGTTCGGGGTGGTGGTGTTCCCCGGCTCCAACTGCGATGCCGACGCCTACTACGCCATCCGTGACGTGTTGCAGCAGCCGGTGGAGTACATCTGGCACCAGGAGGATGACCTGCACGGTGTGGATTGCGTGGTTCTGCCGGGTGGCTTCTCGTACGGCGACTACCTGCGATGTGGAGCCATTGCCCGCTTCTCGCCGGTAATGCAGGCGGTGGAGGAGTTTGCACGGCAAGGCGGACTGGTCATCGGCATCTGCAACGGTTTCCAGATATTGTGTGAAGCGCACCTTCTGCCGGGTGCGCTGGTGCGTAACGAGGGGTTGCGCTTTGTGTGTAAGCACGTTTACCTGCGCGTGGAGAACACCAATACGCCATTTACCAACCGCTGCAGGCAGGGCGAAGTGTTGCGTATCCCGATTGCGCATGGCGAGGGGCGCTACGTCTGCGACCGGGAGACCTTGCAGGAACTGCAGGCGAACAATCAGATACTCTTCCGCTATTGCGACAGCAACGGCGCACTGACCAAAGAGAGCAACCCCAACGGCTCGCTGGCAAACATCGCGGGCATCGCCAATGAGCGATTCAACGTGATGGGCATGATGCCTCACCCCGAACGCGCCTGCGAGGCGATTTTGGGCTCCGAAGACGGACTGAAGATTTTTCAATCCATTGTGCACTCCGCGCTGGCGGTAGCACGGTAGCAAGGACGGTGACCTATGGCGAACTTCAAAGAGGGCGACCGCGTGCAGATTGTATCGCGTGAGCAAACCAACGGCGACATCAAAGAGCGCGCTTACTATCCGTATATGGGTGGTTTGAGAGGTACCATCTATCGACTGTATAGCGATGGGCGGGCGGCGGTGCAGATAGACCTGGATAGCCTGCCCGAAGCGGTGCTCATCCGCCATACCGAAGCACAGGAACGCATGAAAAACCGCTGGATAGAGAGTCTTTCGGAGGAGGCGCGTTCTCGCCTGACGCCCGAGGAGCGTGAATTCCACCTGAACTACGTGCTGTTGGTGCGCGTGGAGGACCTGCAACCCGAAAGCAAACGCGCTCGCGCGGCAGCCACTGCCAAAACCGCCGAGCCAGAAAGCAAAGCGACGACAACCCGCGCCGCTTCCAAGCCCGTCGTCGACGCCGCTGCCGAGCAGCCTGGCACACGTGCTACCTCCCGTCAGAAGGCACAAGCAACAGTCGCCTCTCCGGTGGGAGAAACCGAGGTGCCCAGGCGCAAAACGCTGAAAGACCTCGAGAAGGCGGAAGAGGAGTTCCTGAAGAGCCGACAGCGAGGCAGAAGGTAGCGCATATTCTTCCATTCGAGTTATAATGTTTTCGAAAGCCACCGTACCTTTACGGGGGTACGGTGAGCCGATTCCGGAAAGGAGGTACCGTGATGTCCACCGAATTGACCGAAGGCGTCAAGCCTGTGGGATTGCCTCGTTTAGGGGAACCTGCACCGGAGTTTGAAGCAGTTACCACGCACGGCGTGATTCGGCTCTCCGACTATCGCGGACGCTGGCTCATCCTGTTCTCGCATCCCGCCGACTTCACCCCCGTTTGCACCACCGAGTTCATCGCCTTTGTCGAAATCTATCCCGAACTGCAGAAGCGGGGGGTGGATTTGCTGGGCTTGAGTATCGACAGCGTGTATTCGCACATCGCGTGGATTCGCAACATTAAGGAGAAGACAGGTGTGGAAATCCCCTTCCCCATCATCGCCGACCTGAACAAGGAAGTGGCGACTCTCTACGGGATGATTATGCCCGGCGAGAGCAAGACCGAGACCTCGCGCTGTGTGTTCGTCATCGACCCCAACGGTATCTTGAGGGCGATGATTTACTATCCGCTGACGACAGGGCGCAATATGCAGGAGATTCTGCGCCTGATTGACGCCCTGCAGACTACCGATGCACACAAGGTAGCCACGCCAGCGAACTGGAAGCCGGGCGACAAGGTGATCGTGCCGCCTCCCACGACGCTGGAGATGGCAGAAGAGCGCGTCAAGGCGGGATATGAGTGCATCGACTGGTACCTGTGCAAGAAGGAGCTGTAGGCGATGGCGTGTATCAGCCCAGATGGCACGCTGACCGCATCAGCACGCAAGATACTGGAAGCGCTGAGCAGCGCAGCGACACCGGAGGAGATTGTACATGTCACCGGACTGCCTCTCTTTCGGGTGCGTAGCGGTCTGCGCGAGATGGCACAGGCTGGTCTGGTGGAGGAGAAGGAAGGACGTTACATCCTGACGGAAAGCGGGAAGCAGAAGTTGTAGTGGTGCTCGCACCTTGCCCCTCTCCCGCAGTGTGGGAGAGGGGTATTCGTTTTATGACCTCACCTCTACCTGCCAGTCCACGATGTCCAGGTCGGGGTCATTGCCGTTAACCACGTCTCCTGCTGGTTCCATACCGGTATCGGCGTTGCGCAGGATGCGGTCGGCGTCGGTCTGGAGGGTGAGGTAGCTGTTCGGAGACTGGCGCGAGTCGCCCAGCGCATCCCACATCTTCAGCGAGGTATCGGTGGGGTCCTTGGGGGTACGGTCCGTGGCGATGACATTGATTTGTAGAACCCGAATATCCGCCGGGTCCTGCCCCTCGCGTGCAATGCTGCCGAAGTCCACCACAACGCGCAGGCTTTTGCCATCGGGGCTGACGGATGCCTCCAGCGGCGCGCCCAGCGGCTGAAACACCTGCAGGCGGTCGGGATCAAGCACTTTGTACAGCATGAAGCCGTTGAACGGCAGTGCGCTGTAGTGCTCCACAAAATACTGGAAAGAGCCGGTAGCGAAGCCGTT contains these protein-coding regions:
- the purQ gene encoding phosphoribosylformylglycinamidine synthase subunit PurQ, with protein sequence MKFGVVVFPGSNCDADAYYAIRDVLQQPVEYIWHQEDDLHGVDCVVLPGGFSYGDYLRCGAIARFSPVMQAVEEFARQGGLVIGICNGFQILCEAHLLPGALVRNEGLRFVCKHVYLRVENTNTPFTNRCRQGEVLRIPIAHGEGRYVCDRETLQELQANNQILFRYCDSNGALTKESNPNGSLANIAGIANERFNVMGMMPHPERACEAILGSEDGLKIFQSIVHSALAVAR
- a CDS encoding redox-active disulfide protein 2; this encodes MKIEVLGSGCPRCHTLEKHAREAVKALGIEAEIEHITNLQHSIKRMQEVRAMSTPALIVDGKLVLQGKVPSVPELVQTLTSLMAAEG
- a CDS encoding peroxiredoxin; this translates as MSTELTEGVKPVGLPRLGEPAPEFEAVTTHGVIRLSDYRGRWLILFSHPADFTPVCTTEFIAFVEIYPELQKRGVDLLGLSIDSVYSHIAWIRNIKEKTGVEIPFPIIADLNKEVATLYGMIMPGESKTETSRCVFVIDPNGILRAMIYYPLTTGRNMQEILRLIDALQTTDAHKVATPANWKPGDKVIVPPPTTLEMAEERVKAGYECIDWYLCKKEL
- the purS gene encoding phosphoribosylformylglycinamidine synthase subunit PurS; this translates as MPRVRVLVTLKPTLLDAQGRTVQEALHALGYQNVRQVRIGKVIEMDVADEGQPVEAQVKEMCDRLLANPVTELYEIEVLE